The Chanos chanos chromosome 16, fChaCha1.1, whole genome shotgun sequence genome has a window encoding:
- the rhogb gene encoding ras homolog family member Gb, with product MQSIKCVVVGDGAVGKTCLLISYTTGAFPKEYIPTVFDNYSSQVTVDGRTISLNLWDTAGQEEYDRLRTLSYPQTNVFVICFSISSPPSYENVKHKWHPEVTHHCPNVPILLVGTKSDLRNDPEVQRKLKEQNQTPVTHHQGTALAKQIHAVKYLECSALNQDGIKDVFADAVRAFLNPQPVVNKRHCVLL from the coding sequence ATGCAGAGTATtaagtgtgtggttgtgggggATGGTGCTGTGGGTAAGACTTGCCTGCTCATCTCCTACACCACCGGTGCCTTTCCCAAGGAGTACATCCCCACCGTGTTCGACAACTACAGCTCCCAGGTGACTGTGGACGGCCGGACCATCAGCCTGAACCTGTGGGACACGGCCGGACAGGAGGAGTACGACCGACTACGCACCCTCTCCTACCCTCAGACCAACGTCTTCGTCATCTGCTTCTCCATATCCAGTCCCCCGTCTTACGAGAACGTCAAGCACAAGTGGCACCCCGAGGTCACGCACCACTGTCCCAACGTGCCCATCCTGCTCGTCGGCACCAAGAGCGACCTGCGGAACGACCCGGAAGTGCAGAGGAAGCTGAAGGAGCAGAACCAGACGCCGGTCACGCACCATCAGGGCACGGCGCTGGCCAAGCAGATCCACGCCGTCAAGTACCTGGAATGTTCCGCGCTCAATCAGGACGGCATCAAGGACGTGTTTGCTGATGCGGTGAGAGCTTTTCTCAACCCACAACCCGTGGTGAACAAACGGCACTGTGTGCTTCTCTGA
- the pgap2 gene encoding acyltransferase PGAP2: MLQVPYGALDRDKPLIRVPFTHFAVGTVCLPLIGLLTCIGVSLFSHYNEATYTHCQVRNYLPSISAAISLTPERYIWRFCIGLHSAPRFLVAAAYFSYYRRRFAKQLVELLVSVLTLLTSLSENIGLLLLTYVSSTETYKIHKYGFIAFIASSLLHMLCACRLWYIIKRHSLSPEEMTSYRYKLRLFLFNISSCAVAGYFFRRHNKYCEPGIYTLFALCEYLVVLSNMAFHMTAYWDFGSKDVMVATPPEGKRF; encoded by the exons ATGCTACAGGTGCCTTATGGAGCGCTCGACCGGGACAAGCCACTTATTCGTGTGCCTTTCACTCACTTCGCTGTTGGAACGGTCTGTTTGCCCCTGATCGGTCTGCTGACGTGCATCGGCGTCTCTCTATTTTCCCATTACAATGAAGCTACCTACACTCACTGCCAG GTGCGTAACTACCTCCCGTCTATCAGCGCTGCTATTAGCCTGACGCCGGAACGCTACATCTGGCGTTTCTGCATAGGTCTGCACTCTGCACCACGGTTCCTGGTAGCGGCCGCCTACTTCAGCTATTACCGCCGGCGCTTCGCCAAACAGCTTGTGGAGCTGCTAGTCAGTGTCCTCACCCTTCTTACCTCACTGAGCGAGAACATTGGCCTACTGCTTCTCACTTACGTCTCCTCCACCGAGACTTACA AAATCCACAAATATGGTTTCATCGCCTTCATCGCCAGCTCTCTCCTGCACATGCTCTGTGCCTGCCGGCTGTGGTACATCATCAAGAGACATTCTCTCAGTCCTGAG GAGATGACATCATATCGCTACAAACTCCGCCTCTTCCTCTTTAACATCAGTTCCTGTGCAGTTGCTGGCTACTTCTTCCGACGGCACAATAAGTACTGTGAACCAGGAA TCTACACACTCTTTGCTTTGTGTGAGTACTTGGTGGTACTCTCAAACATGGCTTTCCACATGACAGCCTACTGGGACTTTGGAAGCAAAGACGTGATGGTGGCCACGCCCCCAGAGGGCAAGCGCTTctga